The nucleotide sequence ACCTTCTCACCATCCGATGGAAGCTTCACTTTGAGGAACTTGGCAGCAAGGAAAATGGCACCTGCCGCTATGTGATGGGGCTTAAATTGCAGGCAGAGCGATGTCCTCAGTCTGCAAGCCGCTTTCCATTGTGTGAAGAAGAATAAAGAAGAGAGAGCACTAAACTAAAATTATGTGAAACCTGAAAAGAATATGATAAGCATACCCATCATTGACAAAGTTCCATGCTACTTGAGCAAGGGCATTCTGCGCAACCTTAAATTTCTTTATTGCTTCAACAAGGGGCTTATAAGGGTGATGGACATTGAGGTCAAAACCAAGAGTTGCAAGTACAACCCTCTCGCCAATTAAAATAAGTTCTTTTTGCTGCTCATATACTTCCTGCAAGTATAATGTGGATAAATGAGTAACTTACAGGCACAAAAATAAcacaaacaagaaaaatataaacataCATAATCTGACGTTGGAGATAATTTACCAATGACGTAGCTGCTCTAGGAAAGTAGATTCCGAGCTAGAACATTTGATTCAAGGTgaaagataaaaagggaagagaagggggAGGGGCATATtcagataaaagaaaaggaggaagcATTCCACTGAAAATAGTAGCCTACAAGTTGCACATTTATATTAAGTGAGTTGAATGAGCATAAGACATCATTCATCAGGTTGATAAAGTACAGGACTAGAATATCCTTTTACATGCAAATTGCTGCTCATGGTTAGGTTAAAACTTTCAAAAGGGAAAATAAAGAGGGACGGCAGGTTACATTGTCATGGAAAAGGAAGTGTCGAAGATAGAACCCTCACTACACAAGAAAAGAGGAGGAATAGGCTGCGGACAAGTGGGGCAAACGTTCAACACGGTGCACGCCATCCTACAAACAAACTGACAAAAGAACCATTGCTAAAAGAACACCTTTTGTTTGATCCTTTGGGCCGCCGCTGGATCCTTTTTGTTTATAATCTCGTAAGAGACAACAATAACATCTTTTAATGGACGAGGAGTCTCTTCTACCTTGCCAGCAAGAAACATACAGACAGTAGCAATGGTCTGTGGAGCAAACAAATATTGTTAgcaacataatgataaattatcaattctACCTgacttattttgtttttgctagaagcgTTCAGGTATAAATACATGGTTATATGCACATTAATAAAGAAGGCCTGACATATAACACGTTGAAACCACGAAATAGCATATTCACAATGCAAAGGTAAAACATTGGACACATGCGGTCCCATAAGTAGCAGTATCAAAAACATTGTACATTGAATTAACCTCAAGTAAATGGAAAAGGACAAAATGCAGAAAATTTAGTACAAAGATATGAGTCATGCAGTTAAAGCATTTCAAATGATTACCAAAATCTTTTCCATTTTTCATACATCAATAAATTCATAAGAAAAAGTATCCCTCGCATAAAGAACATAAATCACAGGGCTAATGCTGTTCCCACTGGAAGAGGTTCTGCATGAAACACTTTTTTGTCCATGTCAGAGAATTGTTACTTATTTGCAAATATATCAAGCATGAGATCTATGTTCACATTGACAGATCATCATGGGTACTGATTGCAAACAAGtcgatctctttttttttttttagttcaaaTATATCAAGCTCATAAAAACTGCTCTAGCAACAAGTGCATCACATTCACAGAACAGTGACAAAAACTTACAAACAGAAGAAAGTCTTGACACCAAAAGGACACACCATTTATAATGTATCCTACAAAATGCTGAAACTGAATCCAAAACTTAAATTCTAATGTATCCAATACAAGCCAGTCATTGAGCTTTCTACGAACACAGAAATATCATGACTAAATCAAACATCTacaattttttgttgttgatagATTTTCTAAATATAGTGCATTTATTCCAACACCATGTATAGATGGATAGGCCAAGACCGCAGATGAACTGCCCTACAAAAATAAGGCAAAATACATTGGCTTTTCGGTGGACAAATTATACAAAGTACACTAGTGGTTTTGGAAGGAGCTGTTTACTGGTTAAGTTTGGCATCTATGATCTTACACAAACAGCACCCTTTGAAATGTCCATGCTATTTAAATCTTCTGTCATTCTAATGGcttaaaaaaaaggttttctAATGGCAATAATTAGCAGTAAAAACTCACTCTTCTGTCATTCTTTGCATGTGATTGACGAATGAAGAACCGGTGACAAAAGATTATTGCCGTTGCAATTGTTACCTGGGGCCTGCATTAGAAATGGTTATGTTGAAATTCCTCCAGAGagacaaattttcaaaataacatgaaattcaaaaatcattcaaattcaTAAGCTCTATGCTTCTCCCTAATAAGCATTGACAAAGCCCCTCAATATTTTGTACACAGGTTGCTTGCAAGAGCAGCTAAAAGTAGATAAAAAGTTAAGAACATAAAAAAGTATATGGTAGCAAAGCAAGGAAGTAAATTTCAAGGGACCAAGCCAAAATAAATTCCATGGAGGTAAAATCAGTAAGAAGCCCATAGGCTTTGGCAACTTATTTAGCATAATAAGAGGTACATGTacggccaaaaaaaaaacgatTTGGTCTTATCTGTTATACACCAATCACAAGAACAACATACTTATCCTACATAGTACTAAGTAGAAGACAATAATAACACAATCCAGTCCATTGGAATCCAACTCCCTTCCAATCCAATGTTCAAAATGAAGCTTCCGGCTACTTTAGGGGAATCTCCAAGAACAATACGCATTGAGAGtcctaaaatatatatttttacctTAAGATCCAACTGGCAATAATCAATAGAGTACCAGCTTGGAATAACCATGGAAAGATAGAAGTATTCAACCAGGGCATATACATTGAGGATTATGGGGTTTAAGATCATTGATGCATTAGTGTACAACCGGTACCTCAGCTGTGGTTTAAATTAAAATTGCACTTATTATTTTTCCTTTGATTTGGTTATGAAAGAAAGAGTTGGATCTACAAGAATAAGTTTGCCATAATTGTCAAGAAGCAATAAGATGGGCTCTTCATGGGTTCTTTCAACTGTTAAATTATAGAAATGGGCTATGCAAtaacatacaaatctaggctttGTTTGCAGTGGTACGATGAGAGGGTAAAATCTACCATGTTGTAACCAGAGTTAACTTTCAAGACTACCTAGTTCGTTGTAAACAGTAAATTGGACAGCCATAGCATGTCAATCTTTTCGTTTAACCAAGTAGattataaaacatatattaaacaTCAAACCTTTTGGAAGAGAACCAACTAGCACACTATATCTCCGAAATCAatagcttatgtagattgttgAGGCATATACCCGCAATCCCCAAAATAGGACATTTCGAAAAGCTCATGAAGGGTAACAAAATTAGTTCACAAAAAAATAGTGACCAATACATATATGCACCCTTCTTTTGTACGCAATACATATATGTACGTATATGTATTGACATCTCAGACATTatcaaataactaaaaaaaaaacaaaaacaaaaacaaaaggggaaaaaaactgaAAGTGAAATGAATAGATCTCTAAATACAAAATCTATTACCGCTCaacaatttaaaataattttaaataaataaaggaaatttTCAGGACTCACACTTTTAACCTCATGCCCAAATCCTGCAAGAAGGTGCAGTAGGACTTGCGAAAGTAAGTCTCTTTCTTCAGGTCTATACCATCTCTTCTCGAAGGGGAGCTCTCTTCAATCTCCTTCCTAGAAAAATACCATCGACCCACTTCCTCTGGCTCCCTGTCAATACTGTTCCTCGAATACCCACTGCCTTCAGACCCTCCCTGAACCTGATGCGAGGACTCCCCAAGTAATATCCCCGACATGTGTGTATGcttatcaatgatatctttctaTCGAAACAATCCAACAACAGCCAATCAATTAACAAGTTCAGATGGTCCCAGGTACCCAAAAGCAGCAGCAATACGTCCATAATAAATATATCAACACAAAACCCTAATATATCGGACTACAAAATTGATCATCGAAATTTAACCCCtttgaagaaaagagaaaagatgaTAAATTACGCACCTATAAATGGAACTGCGCGaccagagagagaagaaatcgcGTGGATTTAGAGAGAGACGACGAATTAATCGAGCTGTGAGGGTCGGGCTATCTCTTCTATCTTCGTTCGCTTCTACTGCGAAGCTCCCCTCTTTCCTCTCGCATTCGTTTTgcctttttgaattttttttttttttttttggttctttaaGTGTATGGATATGTTgtagaagagaggaagaaaagggCCAACAagacaaaaacgaggaaagatGTAGGCCCAAAAAGCCCGTCTTCAAAAAGGCCCTTTATCAAGTAAACCACAATTGGCATTCGTGCCCAAAAACAATACAGGCCCAGTCATTCGTGCCCTCCCGCAGTCCTCCAACGGgtaattttttgacaaaatcaTTTTTACCCGCTCAAGTTATTTTCAACAATGTTTCCGTCTTGTTATTGTTAATTATTTCATGTAAGGAGAATATCCCCCGAATCATTAGTTGAAGTTGTAAGGATGACGTTTTAACCTAATAATCAGAGTTcgaatccaaaaaaaaaaactcaccatCCGTTTAATACAGTTGTCGTTTCAATGATTCAGTCTGATTAAATCTATTTATTTTCCAATAATGAAGGTGGACTAATAAGAGTGATTATAAATGCAATTTCTTTAATGTTAACGGCATGGTAACGATTCCAAAACAAACCTTTTATTTTTACATATCAGATATAATTATTAGGAAAATTTCTTGTAAAATCTTAAAATGGCTCTACCTGTCACTGGCATAATCAGAAAATATTACACACACTCACCTGGTTGAGAAACAAGCCTAAACCAAAACTGCACGACAATTACATTCAAGACATGCTCATTCTCAGTTGGAGTAGAAGATGAACATCAATAGTTACTGCGCGGACAGGATTGCAGGAAGTGGCATGGATACATGTTATAATCTCAACTTCCATGAGTATCTATGGCCTATCTGGTCACGAGCCAACCTGGTTTGAATAAGATATCTCGCCTGAAGTCATGGCCAGTAACAGAAGTGGACTCAACCTGACGACGGAAACACtgcaaaaaggaaagagaaaaaaaacagtACATTCAATCtctctcctttcttttcttttcttttctttttcttttgagcGATTACGGAAAATACAAGGGCAACTTATTGATCACATTTAGTAGTAAAACGCTCAGTCAGTTGGCAAACCAATAAAAAGACCCAGCTGAAGCATACAAAGACAACGTGAAAAAAATAAAGTGAGATACAGAGGATAGTGATGACCTTGTAACAGACGACAGTATCATCTGGGTACATAGCAAACAATTTAGTTCCAAGGCGAGCATGGCAAGAATCACATAGGCTATCATCATTTATCTGTACGTGTCGTGATCTTTCCTCCATTCTTGCTAGCCGTGTGTCCACATCAATAGCATGGGATAAATTGTGCATGATCTACAAAATTAACCAATAtgtcatataaattataaaagtgcCTTATTAGATGGAAAGAATGTCCACCCTTCAATTGGTGTCCATTTGAGTTATTTGTCCAGTTCTATCAAGTATTCCTTAGTTTTCATAATAGATGTTAAGAATTAGAGATCTATGTAAAAATTGAGATTTATAGATGATCAGTTAGGAAATTTATTTGGACTCTTCGTAGACTTTGATCTTCCAATTTTGTCCCTGGTTGTTTAGCATTATATATACTTATTTTAGCTATAACCATAATCATAGCAATACTAAAAGTTGTTCTTTGATACTTTTTGGACAGAGAAAAATGAATTCAATAGGTTGCTTTGGCCAAGAAGAACAATACTCTCTATAAGATGTTGCAAAGGTAGTCGACTTTTGTGCGATCAATGCATACAGAGTGGGGAGAGTCTTGGGGGGGGGAGAGTATTACATGAACTTGTCAAGATAAGTAATCTTATTGGGGGAAGAGAAtgggacagagagagagagtagatcTTACTTGTCCTTGACGATGATGATGGATCCGAGCCCTAAACATTCTTAATATCGTATCTGAGGCGAGCTGAAGAGGCATATCTGGGGACAAGGTCTGCAGCACCAAATATGAGACTTCTCATTAAGCATTCTGGGGCCAtgaaagtaatatttgaaaattaagCTAAACACACAGAGTTCCAACACAAAATAGCAGCCAACCTAGTCACATGATTTGGGTCTCTTGTTAGAGAGTCAATGATATTTTTAGAACTTAAACAGGAAGTGAATAATATCTTCTTAAAGTATCAGTACACAGCCAGGTGGATTTCCTTCTAACTTTCCTTGAGGTAAACTATGATACAAATCGGGTATAGCTTTTTATAACACGTGTGATATGCCGCCACTAGGATTCCTGTACCTACTAGGATGTGTTTTAGTAGCTCTCAAATGCAATCGTCGGTGGATAAGTTCCCTCTCTTATAGCTGCATAAATATGAGTTTATAATGATCGAACTTAATGCACTTATTGAATAACTATAAAGGCAATGAAAATCATCCAATAGTTGAGATCTCCTCCGTCCTCCTCTCCACCCCACTCCCCGCCGTCGCTGAAATCTCCGTCCTCACACCCTGCAAGGAGTCCGATCGAGCAATTCGCCAAGCGTGAGAAGCAGGAGCTCAAAAAGCTCGAATCTTCATTAAAGCTTTATGCCCCAGATAGTGCACCGGCTCTGGCAATCAAGGCAACTATGGAGAAGACCTCGAAGAGGTTCGAGAATTATGGGAAGTATGGATTGCTATGTGGGTCTGATGGGTTGCCTCACTTGATTGTGAGTGGTGACCAAAGGCATTGGG is from Tripterygium wilfordii isolate XIE 37 chromosome 14, ASM1340144v1, whole genome shotgun sequence and encodes:
- the LOC120015563 gene encoding vacuolar sorting protein 3-like isoform X1, coding for MPLQLASDTILRMFRARIHHHRQGQIMHNLSHAIDVDTRLARMEERSRHVQINDDSLCDSCHARLGTKLFAMYPDDTVVCYKVITILCISLYFFHVVFVCFSWVFLLVCQLTERFTTKCDQ
- the LOC120015563 gene encoding vacuolar sorting protein 3-like isoform X2; protein product: MPLQLASDTILRMFRARIHHHRQGQIMHNLSHAIDVDTRLARMEERSRHVQINDDSLCDSCHARLGTKLFAMYPDDTVVCYKCFRRQVESTSVTGHDFRRDILFKPGWLVTR